A portion of the Fusobacterium perfoetens ATCC 29250 genome contains these proteins:
- the pepV gene encoding dipeptidase PepV produces the protein MDIQKEVLKYREQLISSLQESIQIKSVEEEPKPGMPFGEGPAKALQHFLKVGEELGFKAENFDNYVGHIIFGEGEESLGILGHVDVVPEGTGWDYPPYSGMIVDNKMYGRGTLDDKGPLMICLYAMKCLKDMGVPLKKQIRMIIGANEETEWGCMKHYFDTLKMPEPTLSFTPDSSFPVTFAEKGILRGLLKIKCDDNFSIQGGKVFNAVPEKTFLTLPLEYKNLIIEELEKYNFANEYKITCEEKDNKLELISYGKAAHAAHPELGYNSLSALLSFIYVTGIKITGLSQMAKYFGENIKLEFNGKSAGLYFKDEPSGEITMNYGKAYVEDGYLYVSLDTRYPVTLKVEELENKLFALLNKYGIEFVGGKKETPLYVKKDSFLVQELTNIYKEITKDEDCEPIAIGGGTYAKAVKNCVAFGALLKETPDTMHQKNECIPLETLDTLLKIYIEAIYRLAK, from the coding sequence ATGGATATTCAAAAAGAAGTATTAAAATATAGAGAACAATTAATCTCATCACTTCAAGAATCAATTCAAATAAAAAGTGTTGAAGAAGAACCAAAACCTGGAATGCCTTTCGGTGAAGGACCAGCTAAAGCTTTACAACATTTTTTAAAAGTAGGAGAAGAATTAGGATTTAAAGCTGAAAATTTTGATAATTATGTTGGACATATAATTTTTGGAGAAGGAGAAGAATCTTTAGGAATATTAGGGCACGTTGATGTTGTACCAGAAGGAACTGGTTGGGATTATCCGCCTTATTCTGGAATGATTGTTGATAATAAAATGTATGGTAGAGGGACTTTAGATGATAAAGGGCCTTTAATGATATGTCTTTATGCAATGAAATGTTTAAAAGATATGGGAGTTCCTCTAAAAAAACAAATTAGAATGATAATTGGAGCAAATGAAGAAACAGAATGGGGTTGTATGAAACATTATTTTGATACATTAAAAATGCCTGAGCCTACTTTATCATTTACACCAGACAGTAGTTTTCCTGTTACTTTTGCAGAAAAAGGAATATTAAGAGGACTTTTAAAAATAAAATGTGATGACAATTTTTCTATTCAAGGAGGAAAAGTATTTAATGCTGTTCCTGAAAAAACTTTTTTAACTTTACCTTTAGAATATAAAAATCTTATTATAGAAGAACTAGAAAAATATAATTTTGCAAATGAATATAAAATAACTTGTGAAGAAAAAGATAATAAATTAGAGCTTATTTCTTATGGGAAGGCAGCCCATGCTGCTCATCCAGAATTAGGATATAATTCTCTTTCGGCGTTATTATCATTTATTTATGTTACTGGAATAAAAATTACAGGACTTTCTCAAATGGCTAAATATTTTGGAGAAAATATAAAGCTTGAATTTAATGGAAAATCAGCAGGACTTTATTTTAAAGATGAGCCTTCTGGTGAAATAACTATGAATTATGGAAAAGCGTATGTTGAAGATGGATATTTATATGTATCTCTTGATACAAGATATCCTGTTACATTAAAAGTCGAAGAACTAGAGAATAAATTATTTGCATTACTTAATAAATATGGAATTGAATTTGTTGGTGGAAAAAAAGAAACTCCTTTATATGTTAAAAAAGATAGTTTCTTAGTACAAGAACTTACAAATATTTATAAAGAGATTACAAAAGATGAAGATTGTGAACCTATTGCTATAGGTGGTGGAACTTATGCTAAGGCTGTTAAAAATTGTGTAGCTTTTGGAGCATTACTTAAAGAAACACCTGATACAATGCATCAAAAAAATGAATGTATTCCTTTAGAAACTTTGGATACATTATTAAAAATATACATAGAAGCAATCTATAGATTAGCTAAATAA
- a CDS encoding amino acid permease, producing the protein MKEKKLNWRTLAMMGFTVVWGFGNVVNNYANQGLTVVISWLLILSFYFLPYALMVGEMGSVFEKQSGGVSSWVGSTYGPMIAYLAGWTYWIVHIPYLAQKPQNALVALSWVFYQNGDMIKGINSLVLQSIVLVIFLFFLWLSSKGINSLKRIGALAGTSMFFMGILYILLTVAAPSIVGASSATVDWSLSTFLPKFDFTYFTTLSMLVFAVGGCEKISPYVKEVENPNKNFPKGMLILALSVAMSALLGSLAMGIMFNSGDIPADLKMNGQYYAFKLLGEYYGVGNFLMILYAIANALGQISALMFSIDAPLKILIGEGNKDFIPKSFTKTNEYGAPITGYKLTAILVGILIIIPAFGIRDMNNLYNWLLDLNSIVMPLRYLWVFVAYIGLRGFIKNKTLVENATYKFINNDKIATLIGIWCFSFTAFACLMGIFPKNIELFSTEWMFQISLNIITPIVLIGLGFILPKIAKNQKNK; encoded by the coding sequence ATGAAGGAAAAAAAACTTAATTGGCGTACTTTAGCAATGATGGGATTTACAGTAGTTTGGGGCTTCGGAAACGTTGTCAATAACTATGCCAATCAAGGACTCACAGTTGTAATATCATGGCTACTAATCTTATCTTTTTACTTTTTACCATATGCTTTAATGGTAGGGGAAATGGGTTCTGTTTTTGAAAAGCAATCTGGAGGAGTTTCAAGTTGGGTTGGCTCAACTTATGGACCAATGATAGCATATTTAGCTGGTTGGACTTATTGGATAGTACATATTCCATACCTTGCTCAAAAACCACAAAATGCTTTAGTTGCTTTAAGCTGGGTATTTTACCAAAATGGAGATATGATAAAAGGAATAAATTCACTAGTATTACAAAGTATAGTATTGGTAATTTTCTTATTTTTTTTATGGTTATCATCAAAAGGAATTAATTCATTAAAAAGAATAGGAGCTCTTGCTGGAACTTCCATGTTTTTTATGGGAATTTTATATATTCTTTTAACAGTAGCTGCACCATCAATAGTAGGAGCAAGTTCAGCAACAGTAGATTGGAGTTTGTCAACATTTTTACCAAAATTTGATTTTACATATTTTACAACTTTATCAATGTTGGTTTTTGCTGTTGGAGGTTGCGAAAAAATTTCTCCATATGTTAAAGAAGTAGAAAATCCTAATAAAAACTTTCCAAAAGGAATGTTAATATTAGCTTTATCTGTGGCTATGTCAGCTCTTTTAGGTTCCCTTGCTATGGGAATAATGTTTAACAGTGGAGATATTCCAGCAGACTTAAAAATGAATGGACAATACTATGCTTTTAAATTATTAGGAGAATACTATGGTGTAGGAAATTTTTTAATGATATTATATGCTATTGCTAATGCCCTAGGTCAAATTTCAGCTCTAATGTTTTCAATAGACGCTCCATTAAAAATATTAATTGGAGAGGGAAATAAAGATTTTATACCAAAATCATTTACAAAAACTAATGAATATGGTGCTCCAATTACAGGATATAAATTAACTGCTATCCTTGTAGGAATATTAATTATAATTCCAGCTTTCGGAATCAGGGATATGAATAATCTTTATAACTGGTTATTAGATTTAAATTCAATAGTTATGCCATTAAGATATTTATGGGTTTTCGTTGCCTATATTGGACTTAGAGGATTTATAAAAAATAAAACTCTTGTAGAAAATGCTACTTATAAATTTATAAATAATGATAAAATAGCAACTTTAATTGGAATTTGGTGTTTTTCATTTACAGCCTTTGCTTGTTTAATGGGAATCTTCCCTAAAAATATAGAATTATTCTCTACTGAATGGATGTTTCAAATTTCATTAAATATTATTACACCAATAGTTTTAATTGGACTTGGATTTATTTTGCCAAAGATAGCTAAAAATCAAAAAAATAAATAG
- a CDS encoding SDR family NAD(P)-dependent oxidoreductase translates to MGKLEGKKVFITGATAGIGKSCAMKFADEKARLILMVRNEEKGKKLVEEINIKYPEVEVILLIGDVRDGKVCEELVNSLPEELKDIDILVNNAGLAKGLNKVYENSIEDINTMIDTNIKGLLFVTRVIVPLMVKYNKGHIINLGSVAGVNAYAGGGVYCATKAAVKFISDALRLELIETPVKVTNIQPGIVETDFSLTRFNGDVEKAKNVYKGIEALTPDDIADIIVSTASYPNRVQVSEVTIVAQNQADSRAIYKK, encoded by the coding sequence ATGGGTAAATTAGAAGGAAAAAAAGTGTTTATTACTGGAGCAACAGCTGGTATTGGAAAAAGTTGTGCTATGAAGTTTGCTGATGAAAAGGCTCGTTTAATCCTAATGGTTAGAAATGAAGAAAAAGGAAAAAAATTAGTAGAAGAGATAAATATAAAATATCCTGAAGTAGAGGTAATTTTATTAATAGGAGATGTAAGAGATGGAAAAGTTTGTGAAGAACTTGTAAATTCACTACCAGAAGAATTAAAAGATATAGATATATTGGTAAATAATGCTGGATTAGCTAAAGGTTTAAATAAAGTTTATGAAAATTCTATTGAAGATATTAATACAATGATAGATACAAATATAAAGGGACTTTTATTTGTTACAAGAGTTATTGTACCTCTTATGGTAAAATACAATAAAGGGCATATTATAAATTTAGGTTCTGTAGCTGGAGTTAATGCTTATGCTGGAGGAGGAGTTTATTGTGCTACAAAAGCTGCTGTTAAATTTATATCTGATGCTTTAAGACTTGAACTTATAGAAACTCCAGTAAAAGTTACAAATATTCAACCAGGAATAGTAGAAACAGATTTTAGTTTAACAAGATTTAATGGAGATGTTGAAAAAGCAAAAAATGTTTATAAGGGAATTGAAGCTTTGACTCCAGATGATATAGCTGATATAATAGTTTCTACTGCTAGTTATCCAAATAGAGTGCAAGTATCAGAAGTAACTATTGTGGCTCAAAATCAAGCTGATAGTAGGGCTATTTATAAAAAATAG
- a CDS encoding ABC transporter permease: MDKRRTSLFFFLFSMIFFYLPLIVLVIYSFNDSKAMVWQNFSLRWYKELFLYSNELWRAFRYSVFIALISSSISTIIGTLGAIGLHWHNFKFKKYLKIIVFLPLIVPEIIMGVSLLILFVTVKLQLGLMSIIIVHTTVNIPFVLFIVLSRLAEIDYSLVEASYDLGATEFQTLKKIILPLLIPAIISGFLIAFTLSFDDFVATFFVAGPGSTTLPLRIYSMIRIGVSPVINALSVLFIGFAIVLTLSTTKLQKYFIH, from the coding sequence ATGGATAAAAGGAGAACATCATTATTTTTCTTTTTATTTTCTATGATATTTTTCTATTTACCACTTATAGTCTTAGTAATTTATTCTTTTAATGATAGTAAAGCTATGGTATGGCAAAATTTTTCTTTAAGATGGTATAAAGAGCTTTTCCTTTATTCTAATGAACTTTGGAGAGCTTTTAGATATAGTGTGTTCATAGCTCTAATTTCTAGTTCAATTTCTACAATCATTGGAACTTTAGGAGCTATAGGACTTCATTGGCATAATTTTAAATTTAAAAAATATTTAAAAATAATCGTATTTTTACCATTAATTGTTCCTGAAATAATTATGGGAGTTTCATTATTAATATTATTTGTAACTGTAAAACTACAACTTGGACTTATGAGTATTATAATAGTTCATACAACAGTTAACATTCCATTTGTTCTTTTTATAGTTTTATCAAGATTAGCTGAAATTGATTATTCATTAGTAGAAGCTTCCTATGATTTAGGAGCTACAGAATTTCAAACTTTGAAAAAAATAATATTACCACTTCTTATCCCAGCAATAATTTCTGGATTTTTAATTGCTTTTACTCTATCTTTTGATGATTTTGTGGCAACATTCTTTGTAGCTGGACCAGGTTCTACTACATTACCACTTAGAATTTATTCTATGATAAGAATTGGGGTATCTCCTGTAATAAATGCTTTATCCGTATTATTTATAGGATTTGCAATTGTACTTACATTATCTACAACAAAATTACAAAAATATTTTATTCATTAA
- a CDS encoding shikimate kinase codes for MKENIALIGFMGSGKTTVGRALAKALEMKFVDIDKEIVKLEKRSVAEIFQENGEEYFRELERKIIDKESRDNNIVISTGGGVIIDNENIKKLKNTSFVVYLNCDIDCIFERVKNKKHRPLLNVDDPYKKIVELYNKREILYKISCDFSVDINSNSYLYDTVEKIKNKYINS; via the coding sequence ATGAAAGAGAATATTGCATTAATAGGCTTTATGGGTAGTGGGAAAACTACTGTAGGTAGAGCTTTAGCAAAAGCTTTAGAAATGAAATTTGTAGATATAGATAAAGAAATTGTAAAACTTGAAAAAAGAAGTGTAGCTGAAATTTTTCAAGAAAATGGTGAAGAATATTTTAGAGAGCTTGAAAGAAAAATAATAGATAAAGAATCTAGAGATAATAATATAGTTATTTCTACTGGCGGAGGAGTAATTATAGATAATGAAAATATAAAAAAATTAAAAAATACATCTTTTGTTGTATATCTTAACTGTGATATAGATTGTATTTTTGAGAGAGTAAAAAATAAAAAACATAGGCCTCTTTTAAATGTTGATGACCCTTATAAAAAAATTGTAGAATTATATAATAAAAGAGAAATTCTTTATAAAATATCTTGTGATTTTAGTGTGGATATAAATAGTAACAGTTACCTTTATGATACTGTAGAGAAAATAAAAAACAAATATATCAATAGTTAG
- a CDS encoding septal ring lytic transglycosylase RlpA family protein, whose product MKKTFIILLMVILSISIYADKVSWYGKGFEGKLTASGYIFDSKQYTCASNKYPFGTVLKITNKENNKSVKVVVTDRGGFEKYGRTLDLSKKAFSEISSLDKGIINANIKVVNQKNTFKYKKGNPKFTSKEYKNFLK is encoded by the coding sequence TTGAAAAAAACTTTTATTATTTTATTAATGGTAATTTTATCAATTTCAATATATGCTGATAAAGTAAGTTGGTATGGAAAGGGATTTGAGGGAAAATTAACAGCTAGTGGATATATTTTTGATTCTAAACAATATACATGTGCTTCTAACAAATATCCTTTTGGAACAGTTTTAAAAATAACTAATAAAGAAAATAATAAATCTGTTAAAGTAGTAGTTACAGATAGAGGTGGATTTGAAAAATATGGTAGAACACTAGATTTAAGTAAAAAAGCATTTTCTGAAATTTCTTCTTTAGATAAAGGAATAATAAATGCAAATATAAAAGTAGTAAATCAAAAAAATACTTTTAAATATAAAAAAGGAAATCCTAAGTTTACTTCAAAAGAATATAAAAACTTTTTAAAATAA
- a CDS encoding O-methyltransferase, producing MLEELKEANEYIINKIKEKDELILELEEYAKENNIPIVTKEVAKYLEFMIKITNPKNILEVGTAIGYSGILMGRLIEKNGGILTTIEIDEERFNEAKKNFEKASLKNVKMILGDATAEIEKLNDKFDFIFIDASKGQYKKFFEDSYKMLNDGGIVFIDNIMFRGYLYKEYPKRFKTIVRKLDEFINYLYENYDFTLLPFGDGIGLIRCKKDTK from the coding sequence TTGTTAGAAGAATTAAAAGAAGCTAATGAATATATAATTAATAAAATAAAAGAAAAAGATGAACTTATATTAGAACTTGAAGAATATGCTAAAGAAAATAATATCCCTATAGTAACAAAAGAAGTTGCAAAATATTTAGAATTTATGATAAAAATTACTAACCCTAAAAATATTTTAGAAGTAGGAACTGCTATTGGATATTCAGGAATCTTAATGGGAAGACTTATTGAAAAAAATGGTGGAATTCTTACAACTATTGAAATTGATGAAGAAAGATTTAATGAAGCCAAGAAAAACTTTGAAAAAGCTTCTTTGAAAAATGTAAAAATGATATTAGGTGATGCAACAGCTGAAATAGAAAAATTAAATGATAAGTTTGATTTTATATTTATAGATGCTTCTAAAGGACAATATAAAAAATTCTTTGAAGATTCTTATAAAATGCTTAATGATGGTGGAATAGTTTTTATTGATAATATTATGTTCAGAGGATATTTATACAAAGAATATCCAAAAAGATTTAAAACTATTGTTAGAAAATTAGATGAATTTATAAATTATCTTTATGAAAATTATGATTTTACATTATTACCTTTTGGTGATGGAATTGGTCTTATCCGTTGTAAAAAGGATACAAAATAG
- the fabG gene encoding 3-oxoacyl-[acyl-carrier-protein] reductase: MNRIEGKVALVTGGAAGIGRAIVERFAAEGAKMVIACDVNPCEYEQENVVGKILNVTDREGIKALVKEIVDTYGTIDILVNNAGITKDGPFLRMSEEQWDAVININLKGVFNVTQAVAPVMTKAKKGSIITLSSVVGLYGNIGQTNYSATKAGVIGMTQTWKKELARKGAQIRVNCVAPGFIQSPMTDKLSEKAVEGILSGVPLQRMGTKEDVANAVLFLASDESSYITGAVLPISGGLSF; encoded by the coding sequence ATGAATAGAATTGAAGGAAAAGTAGCTTTAGTTACAGGAGGAGCTGCTGGAATAGGAAGAGCAATAGTTGAAAGATTTGCTGCTGAAGGAGCAAAAATGGTTATTGCTTGTGATGTAAATCCATGTGAATATGAACAAGAAAATGTTGTTGGAAAAATATTAAATGTTACAGATAGAGAAGGAATTAAAGCTTTAGTTAAAGAAATAGTTGATACATATGGAACTATTGATATTTTAGTAAATAATGCTGGAATAACAAAAGATGGTCCTTTTTTAAGAATGAGTGAAGAGCAATGGGATGCTGTTATTAATATAAACTTAAAAGGTGTATTCAATGTAACTCAAGCTGTAGCACCTGTAATGACTAAGGCTAAAAAGGGTTCTATTATAACTTTATCTTCAGTTGTTGGTTTATATGGAAATATTGGGCAAACTAACTACTCTGCTACTAAAGCTGGAGTTATTGGAATGACTCAAACTTGGAAAAAAGAGTTAGCTAGAAAAGGAGCTCAAATTAGAGTTAACTGTGTTGCTCCTGGATTTATTCAAAGTCCAATGACTGATAAATTATCAGAAAAAGCTGTTGAAGGAATCTTAAGTGGAGTACCATTACAAAGAATGGGAACTAAAGAAGATGTAGCTAATGCTGTATTATTCTTGGCAAGTGATGAATCTTCTTATATTACAGGAGCAGTTTTACCAATTTCTGGAGGGCTTTCATTCTAA
- a CDS encoding ABC transporter ATP-binding protein: MEKKGISIENLSKTFDGVQVLKNINLNIQPGEFFSILGPSGCGKTTLLRILAGFTEPDSGIVYLGDKEITKLPPNLRPINTIFQKYALFPHLTVFENIAFSLRLKKENEEYIKTEVAKMLKMIDLEEHANKKPNQLSGGQQQRVSIARALINKPEVLLLDEPLSALDAKLRQNLLIELDNIHEEVGITFIFITHDQQEALSISDRIAIMNQGNVLQVGTPAEVYESPADIFVADFIGENNFIEGEVIKINGDTCATLVNPNFGEILFEMDRNVKVGDKVVVSVRPEKIKVTKKKPENLNWKYNTLSVYVDEVIYTGFQSKYFTWVNGDKNLLIKAFKQHDIFFEDDDTDVSWDEEAFISWNFEDSYLVEVK, encoded by the coding sequence GTGGAAAAAAAAGGTATTTCTATTGAGAATCTTTCAAAAACTTTTGACGGAGTTCAAGTTTTAAAGAATATTAATTTAAATATTCAGCCAGGAGAATTCTTTTCTATTTTAGGTCCTTCTGGATGTGGAAAAACTACTCTTTTAAGAATTCTTGCTGGATTTACAGAGCCTGACTCTGGTATAGTTTATTTAGGAGATAAGGAGATAACCAAGTTGCCCCCAAATCTAAGACCTATAAATACTATATTTCAAAAATATGCTCTTTTTCCTCATTTGACTGTATTTGAAAACATAGCATTTTCTTTAAGATTAAAAAAAGAAAATGAAGAATATATAAAAACAGAAGTTGCTAAAATGTTAAAGATGATTGACTTAGAAGAACATGCAAATAAAAAACCAAATCAATTATCTGGAGGACAACAACAAAGAGTATCTATTGCTAGAGCACTTATAAACAAACCTGAAGTATTACTTTTAGATGAGCCTTTATCAGCATTAGATGCTAAACTTAGACAAAATTTACTTATTGAGTTAGACAATATTCATGAGGAAGTTGGAATTACATTTATATTTATAACTCATGACCAACAAGAAGCTCTTTCTATTTCTGATAGAATAGCTATTATGAATCAAGGAAATGTTTTACAAGTTGGAACTCCAGCAGAAGTTTATGAATCTCCAGCAGATATATTTGTTGCTGATTTTATAGGAGAAAATAATTTCATTGAAGGAGAAGTTATAAAAATAAATGGTGATACTTGTGCTACTCTTGTAAATCCTAATTTTGGAGAAATTCTTTTTGAAATGGATAGAAATGTAAAAGTAGGAGATAAAGTTGTAGTATCAGTTAGACCTGAAAAAATAAAAGTTACTAAGAAAAAACCTGAAAATTTAAACTGGAAATATAATACATTGAGTGTTTATGTTGATGAAGTTATTTATACAGGTTTCCAAAGTAAATATTTTACATGGGTAAATGGAGATAAAAACTTACTTATAAAAGCATTTAAACAACATGACATTTTCTTTGAAGATGATGATACAGATGTAAGCTGGGATGAAGAAGCATTTATATCATGGAACTTTGAAGATAGTTATCTTGTTGAGGTAAAGTAA
- a CDS encoding putative manganese-dependent inorganic diphosphatase translates to MDPILVFGHRHPDTDSICSSIALANLKNQLGEEAVPCRLGETNNETNFVLDYFNIEKPKFLSTVSAQISDLTRVEKKVLSINDSLKGALDIMTKENFSSLPVIDENRQLKGLLHVSDIANTYLNLEHSDLFSKYTTTYENLMNVLKGEIVSGNYPSGIIQGNLKSVSELDEVLPGDIVVTTYIADGIDRSIKAGAKVIIVSCSEEDFISPRVTSECAIMRVHSNLFKIISLISQSLSVSSIIPKEKFYSFKIDEFLHDIRDIMKEATQTNFPVTKKDGTVYGTIRTKNLINFTRKKVILVDHNEKEQSVDGLQDAKILQVVDHHKFGNFITDEPVQINAEIVGCTSTIIYDLYKAARITPSKEMAGLMMSAILSDTLLFKSPTCTTKDIEAVKELSKLCGETDFEAYGMKMLIAGTSLKNMTSQDILSIDMKEFTMNGVKISISQINTVDIEGILEKKKDFEDIMNVNNEIHDYSLSILIITDIIKSGSYFLAVGEKQNLVEKAFDVKLENNIVWLNGIISRKKQVVPVLMVTSQTLD, encoded by the coding sequence ATGGACCCTATATTAGTTTTTGGACATAGGCACCCTGATACAGATTCTATATGTTCTTCTATTGCTTTAGCAAATTTAAAAAATCAACTTGGAGAAGAAGCAGTCCCTTGTAGATTAGGTGAAACTAATAATGAAACAAATTTTGTACTAGATTATTTTAATATAGAAAAACCTAAATTTTTATCTACAGTTAGCGCACAAATTTCTGACTTAACAAGAGTAGAAAAAAAAGTTTTATCTATTAATGATTCTTTAAAAGGTGCTTTAGATATCATGACTAAAGAAAACTTTTCAAGCTTACCTGTAATTGATGAAAATAGACAATTAAAAGGTTTATTACATGTATCAGATATAGCTAATACTTATCTTAACTTAGAGCATTCAGATTTATTTAGTAAATATACTACGACTTATGAAAACTTAATGAATGTATTAAAAGGTGAAATTGTAAGTGGAAACTATCCTTCTGGAATTATTCAAGGAAATTTAAAATCAGTTTCAGAACTTGATGAGGTTTTACCAGGAGATATAGTTGTTACAACTTATATAGCTGATGGAATTGATAGGTCTATAAAAGCAGGAGCTAAAGTCATTATAGTTTCTTGTAGTGAAGAAGATTTTATAAGCCCAAGAGTAACTTCTGAGTGTGCTATTATGAGAGTTCATTCAAATCTATTTAAGATTATAAGCCTTATAAGTCAATCTCTTTCTGTTTCGTCTATCATTCCAAAAGAAAAATTTTATTCTTTTAAAATAGATGAATTTTTACATGATATAAGAGATATTATGAAAGAAGCAACACAAACAAATTTCCCTGTTACAAAAAAAGATGGAACAGTTTATGGAACTATTAGAACTAAAAATTTAATTAACTTCACAAGAAAAAAAGTTATTTTAGTGGACCACAATGAAAAAGAACAATCTGTAGATGGATTACAAGATGCAAAAATTCTTCAAGTAGTTGACCATCATAAATTTGGAAACTTTATAACAGATGAACCTGTACAAATAAATGCTGAAATAGTTGGATGTACTTCTACAATCATCTATGATTTATATAAAGCTGCTAGAATTACACCATCTAAAGAAATGGCTGGACTTATGATGAGTGCTATTCTTTCAGATACACTTCTTTTTAAGTCACCTACTTGTACAACTAAAGATATTGAAGCTGTAAAAGAGCTTTCAAAACTTTGTGGAGAAACTGATTTTGAAGCTTATGGAATGAAGATGTTAATAGCTGGAACTTCATTAAAAAATATGACTTCACAAGATATCTTATCTATAGATATGAAAGAATTTACAATGAATGGAGTAAAAATTTCTATATCTCAAATAAATACTGTAGACATTGAAGGTATTTTAGAAAAGAAAAAAGATTTTGAAGATATAATGAATGTCAATAATGAAATTCATGATTATTCTCTATCAATATTAATAATTACAGATATTATTAAGTCTGGTTCTTATTTCTTAGCCGTAGGAGAAAAACAAAATTTAGTAGAAAAAGCTTTTGATGTAAAACTAGAAAATAATATTGTATGGCTTAATGGAATTATTTCTAGAAAGAAACAAGTAGTTCCTGTTCTTATGGTTACTAGCCAAACTCTTGATTAA
- a CDS encoding ABC transporter permease encodes MKNNKKGILYTVPITIWLTAFFLIPMLIVLVYSFLKKGIYGGVELKFTLESFNIFKNPIFLSIVYKTLFISILVTVITIIIAIPTAYFIVRSKYKEKLIYLIIIPFWTNFLIRIYAWMAILGSNGFINMLLKKFGFIDNSIQFLYNTWAVILISVYTSLPFAILPLYATIDKFDFSLMEAARDLGATNKQSFFKIFLPNIKNGIMTASIFTFVPMLGSYIVPKLVGGTNSIFLGNVIARHLTETRNWPMASTISSVLILVTIIILVIGLIKQERGELNG; translated from the coding sequence ATGAAAAATAATAAAAAAGGTATTCTTTATACTGTACCTATAACAATATGGCTAACAGCTTTCTTCTTAATCCCTATGCTTATTGTTTTGGTATATTCTTTTCTAAAAAAGGGTATTTATGGTGGAGTAGAATTAAAATTTACTCTTGAATCTTTTAATATTTTTAAAAATCCAATATTTTTATCAATTGTTTATAAAACTCTTTTTATAAGTATATTAGTAACTGTAATTACAATAATTATTGCAATACCTACAGCATATTTTATTGTTCGTTCTAAATACAAAGAAAAACTTATTTATTTAATAATAATTCCATTTTGGACAAATTTTCTTATAAGAATATATGCTTGGATGGCAATTTTGGGAAGTAATGGATTTATTAATATGTTATTAAAAAAATTTGGATTTATAGATAACTCTATACAATTTCTTTACAATACTTGGGCTGTAATATTAATTTCTGTATATACAAGTTTACCATTTGCAATATTACCATTATATGCTACTATAGATAAATTTGATTTTTCTCTTATGGAAGCTGCCAGAGATTTGGGTGCTACTAATAAACAATCTTTCTTTAAAATATTTTTACCTAATATAAAAAATGGTATAATGACAGCTAGTATTTTTACTTTTGTTCCTATGTTAGGTTCTTATATAGTTCCAAAACTTGTTGGAGGAACAAATTCTATATTCCTAGGTAATGTTATAGCTCGTCATCTAACAGAAACAAGAAACTGGCCAATGGCTTCTACTATCTCATCTGTGCTTATTTTAGTTACAATTATAATCCTTGTAATAGGACTTATAAAACAAGAGAGAGGTGAGTTAAATGGATAA